One Nitrospira sp. DNA window includes the following coding sequences:
- a CDS encoding Protein translocase subunit SecY, with protein sequence MFERLLTSFQNIFKIPELRTRVLFTLGMLVVYRVGAHIPTPGINGEALSEFLQKQGGALLGFLDIFSGGSLSRLTIFALGIMPYISASIILQLLTVVIPHLSKLAKEGERGRKKIIQYTRFGTIIIALIQGFGIAVGLEQMNQGAFVLSPGWGFRFMTVITLCAGTGFLMWLGEQITERGIGNGISLIIFAGIVARLPAAVAQTFDLYKVGQLSFPLLVVLTLVMFAVVAAIVFLESGRRKVPVQYAKRVIGRRVYGGQSTHIPLKINTAGVIPPIFASSIIAFPATIAGFFETPWVKAIGTQLAPGSLLYTLMYVGLIVFFCFFYTAVVMNPVDMADNLKKYGGFVPGIRPGQRTSDYIYSVLTKITFAGAIYLAIVCVIPEFLIYKLNMPFYFGGTSLLIVIGVGLDTAQQIESHLLNRNYDGFLQKGKLRGRTS encoded by the coding sequence GTGTTTGAGCGGCTCCTGACCAGTTTTCAGAACATCTTCAAGATTCCGGAATTGCGGACCCGCGTGCTGTTCACGTTGGGAATGCTCGTCGTCTATCGCGTCGGCGCCCATATTCCGACTCCCGGAATCAACGGAGAGGCTCTTTCCGAGTTTCTTCAAAAGCAGGGCGGCGCGCTGCTCGGGTTTTTGGATATTTTTTCGGGAGGATCGCTCTCGCGACTGACGATCTTTGCGTTGGGCATCATGCCCTATATCAGCGCCTCGATTATTTTGCAGTTGCTGACCGTCGTCATTCCCCACCTCTCGAAGCTGGCAAAGGAAGGGGAACGCGGCCGCAAGAAGATCATTCAATACACGCGATTCGGCACGATCATCATCGCGCTGATTCAGGGCTTCGGGATCGCGGTCGGCCTCGAACAGATGAATCAAGGTGCGTTTGTGCTGAGTCCCGGCTGGGGATTCCGGTTCATGACCGTGATTACGCTCTGTGCTGGAACCGGCTTTCTCATGTGGCTGGGCGAGCAAATCACGGAACGCGGCATCGGAAACGGAATTTCCCTGATCATCTTCGCGGGGATCGTCGCAAGGTTGCCGGCGGCGGTGGCTCAGACGTTTGATCTCTACAAGGTTGGTCAGCTCAGTTTCCCGCTGTTGGTCGTGTTGACCTTGGTGATGTTCGCGGTCGTCGCGGCCATCGTGTTTTTGGAAAGTGGGCGGAGAAAAGTCCCGGTTCAGTATGCGAAGCGTGTCATTGGACGTAGGGTGTACGGCGGCCAGAGTACGCATATACCGCTTAAAATAAATACAGCCGGCGTGATACCGCCTATTTTTGCGTCGTCCATCATCGCCTTCCCGGCTACCATCGCCGGGTTTTTTGAAACGCCTTGGGTCAAGGCGATCGGGACTCAACTCGCTCCGGGCTCTCTATTGTACACGCTGATGTATGTGGGGCTGATCGTGTTTTTCTGTTTCTTTTATACGGCGGTCGTGATGAACCCGGTCGATATGGCCGACAATTTGAAAAAGTACGGCGGATTCGTTCCTGGTATACGTCCCGGTCAGCGGACGTCGGACTATATCTACTCGGTGCTCACGAAGATTACCTTTGCCGGGGCCATTTACCTGGCGATCGTCTGCGTGATTCCGGAGTTTCTTATTTATAAATTGAACATGCCGTTTTACTTCGGCGGAACCTCTCTGTTGATTGTGATCGGTGTCGGTCTGGATACGGCTCAACAAATCGAGTCGCATTTGTTGAACCGCAATTACGACGGCTTTCTGCAAAAGGGAAAGCTCCGCGGCAGGACTTCGTAA
- a CDS encoding Adenylate kinase: MRLVFLGAPGVGKGTQADRVTAQFGWPKISTGDLLREAVRNKTALGVEAKKCMDEGKLVPDRIVIGMVRAKLSEPSCSGGFILDGFPRTVPQAEELNGILAEKGVALDRAINFQVSRQDIVKRLSGRRSCPKCQSVFHVDFAAPKVNGICDRCGEALVQRSDDKPETIEARLKVYDEQTAPLIAYYQQKHALTDLDGAGDMGDVYGRLLQVLRGLGAT; the protein is encoded by the coding sequence ATGCGATTGGTGTTTCTCGGCGCCCCAGGGGTGGGAAAAGGCACGCAAGCCGATCGGGTAACCGCCCAGTTCGGTTGGCCAAAAATCTCGACGGGGGACTTGTTGCGCGAGGCCGTGCGGAACAAAACCGCGTTGGGAGTGGAAGCCAAGAAATGCATGGATGAAGGAAAGCTGGTGCCGGACAGGATCGTCATCGGCATGGTGCGGGCGAAGTTGTCCGAACCGTCGTGCAGCGGCGGGTTCATCCTGGATGGATTCCCGAGGACCGTACCCCAGGCTGAAGAACTGAATGGGATTCTTGCCGAGAAAGGGGTCGCCCTGGATCGGGCGATCAACTTTCAGGTGTCCCGCCAGGATATCGTGAAGCGGCTCAGCGGACGGCGCAGTTGTCCGAAATGTCAAAGTGTCTTTCATGTGGATTTCGCCGCTCCCAAGGTTAACGGTATCTGTGATAGGTGCGGTGAGGCCTTGGTCCAACGAAGCGATGATAAGCCGGAGACCATTGAAGCCCGTTTGAAAGTCTATGACGAACAGACCGCTCCGTTGATCGCCTATTACCAGCAGAAACATGCGCTGACCGACCTCGATGGGGCCGGTGACATGGGCGATGTCTACGGGAGGCTGCTTCAGGTGCTCCGTGGACTTGGCGCCACATGA
- a CDS encoding Methionine aminopeptidase, with translation MIVFKTPDEVALMARASQVVAEVLEILKGKVVPGITTDDLDRMAEEAIRGRGAIPAFKGYRNYPKTLCASVNEQVVHGIPSKRRLKEGDIIGLDLGAIVSGFYGDSAVTVPVGTATKEALRLIHVTEEALYRGIAQAVVGNRLSDISHAVQSHVEQAGFSVVTEFVGHGIGRQLHEEPQVPNYGKPGQGPRLQVGMVLAIEPMVNMGTGAVRILDDRWTAVTQDGRWSAHFEHTIAIQPSGPARILSQLSH, from the coding sequence ATGATCGTCTTCAAGACGCCGGACGAAGTCGCCTTGATGGCGCGAGCATCGCAGGTGGTGGCGGAAGTGTTGGAGATTCTGAAGGGGAAGGTCGTGCCAGGGATTACGACCGACGATTTGGATCGCATGGCCGAAGAAGCTATTCGTGGTCGAGGGGCCATCCCCGCGTTCAAGGGGTATCGCAATTATCCGAAGACGCTCTGTGCGTCCGTGAATGAGCAGGTGGTGCATGGAATTCCCTCGAAACGCCGGCTCAAAGAGGGTGATATCATCGGGCTCGATCTCGGTGCGATCGTCTCGGGGTTCTACGGGGATTCTGCTGTGACCGTCCCGGTCGGGACGGCGACCAAAGAGGCGCTGCGGTTGATTCACGTGACGGAGGAAGCGCTCTACCGCGGTATCGCCCAGGCAGTCGTGGGAAATCGGTTGTCCGACATCTCCCATGCCGTGCAGTCCCATGTCGAACAGGCCGGATTTTCCGTGGTGACCGAGTTTGTCGGACATGGCATCGGACGGCAGCTTCATGAGGAGCCGCAGGTTCCGAATTACGGTAAGCCCGGGCAGGGACCTCGCTTGCAGGTCGGGATGGTATTGGCGATCGAGCCGATGGTCAATATGGGAACCGGTGCCGTGCGCATATTGGATGATCGCTGGACGGCCGTGACGCAAGATGGACGCTGGTCGGCCCATTTCGAACATACCATCGCCATTCAGCCCAGCGGGCCGGCGCGCATTCTTTCTCAGTTGTCACATTAA
- a CDS encoding Translation initiation factor 1, with protein sequence MPKEDVIEVTGTVAETLPNAMFRVELEHGHKILAHISGKMRMHFIRILPGDKVTVELSPYDLTRGRITYRFK encoded by the coding sequence GTGCCAAAAGAAGATGTCATAGAGGTGACCGGCACGGTGGCTGAAACACTTCCGAATGCGATGTTTCGGGTGGAACTGGAACATGGGCATAAAATTCTCGCGCATATCTCGGGGAAAATGCGGATGCATTTCATTCGAATTCTTCCCGGCGACAAGGTGACCGTCGAATTGTCGCCCTACGATCTGACAAGAGGCCGAATCACCTATCGTTTCAAGTAG
- a CDS encoding SSU ribosomal protein S13p (S18e): MARISGVDLPKDKRIDIGLTYVFGIGRAAAQAILKKAGVDGSIRVKDVSEDKIVKLREVIERDYRVEGDLRKEVSMNIKRLVDTGTFRGLRHRKGLPVRGQRTKTNARTRKGRRAGVGSKPQKPAGARA; this comes from the coding sequence ATGGCACGTATTTCTGGCGTAGATTTACCGAAAGATAAGAGAATCGACATCGGGCTGACCTATGTGTTCGGGATCGGCCGAGCCGCTGCCCAAGCCATTCTGAAGAAGGCCGGGGTGGATGGGTCCATTCGGGTGAAGGACGTGAGCGAGGACAAAATCGTCAAGTTGCGCGAAGTCATCGAGCGGGACTATCGTGTGGAAGGCGATTTGCGAAAAGAAGTGTCGATGAATATCAAGCGGCTGGTAGACACCGGCACATTTCGTGGACTCCGGCATCGGAAGGGGCTGCCTGTTCGCGGACAGCGGACCAAAACAAACGCGCGGACCCGCAAGGGGAGACGTGCTGGTGTGGGGAGCAAACCGCAAAAACCCGCTGGTGCGAGAGCATAA
- a CDS encoding SSU ribosomal protein S11p (S14e), which produces MSVKKGKKKERKIVQSGVAHVQASFNNTIVTITDMSGNTVVWASAGNQGFKGSRKSTPFAAQRAGEAAARKAMENGMRQIDVYVNGPGAGRESAIRSLQSAGLRINLIRDVTPIPHNGCRPPKRRRV; this is translated from the coding sequence ATGAGTGTGAAGAAGGGGAAAAAGAAAGAACGGAAAATCGTTCAGAGCGGGGTGGCTCACGTGCAAGCGTCGTTCAACAACACGATCGTGACCATCACCGATATGAGCGGTAATACCGTCGTATGGGCCAGCGCGGGCAATCAAGGGTTTAAAGGATCGCGGAAGAGCACTCCCTTCGCGGCACAGCGTGCGGGGGAAGCGGCTGCGAGGAAGGCCATGGAGAACGGCATGCGCCAGATCGATGTCTATGTCAATGGGCCCGGCGCAGGGCGTGAATCCGCCATTCGCTCACTGCAAAGTGCGGGGTTGCGAATCAACCTGATCCGCGACGTGACGCCCATCCCCCACAACGGCTGTCGGCCGCCGAAGCGCCGGCGTGTGTAA
- a CDS encoding SSU ribosomal protein S4p (S9e): MTEKCAIERRSYPPGQHGQARQRTSDYSLQLREKQKLKRIYGLQECQFRGIFERAERLAGVTGDTLLRLLECRLDNVVYRLGFGASRKEARQLVNHGHMMLNGRKVKAPGALVKAGDSVEVRQKSREMVPIQGALAAVDGRGIPEWLELDRGAFKGTIRSLPTKEHIVLPVNEQMVVELYSR; encoded by the coding sequence ATGACCGAGAAGTGCGCCATTGAGCGTCGGAGTTATCCTCCCGGACAGCATGGTCAGGCTCGTCAGCGGACGTCGGATTATAGCTTGCAGTTGCGTGAGAAGCAGAAGCTGAAGAGGATTTACGGCCTGCAAGAGTGTCAATTCCGAGGAATTTTTGAACGGGCAGAACGGCTGGCCGGTGTGACGGGTGATACGTTGCTGCGCCTGCTGGAATGCCGATTGGACAATGTGGTCTACCGTCTCGGCTTCGGGGCTTCGCGCAAGGAGGCCAGGCAGCTGGTGAATCACGGTCACATGATGCTCAACGGTCGCAAAGTGAAGGCGCCCGGTGCGCTCGTCAAGGCCGGTGATTCCGTGGAAGTCCGGCAAAAGAGTCGCGAGATGGTTCCTATTCAGGGCGCGCTCGCGGCGGTCGATGGGCGGGGGATCCCGGAATGGCTCGAATTGGACCGGGGCGCCTTCAAGGGGACCATTCGGTCGTTGCCGACAAAGGAGCATATCGTGCTGCCGGTGAACGAACAAATGGTCGTGGAATTGTACTCGCGCTAA
- a CDS encoding DNA-directed RNA polymerase alpha subunit, translating into MIKAMKDFQIPMRVEVDKDTLSPTFGRFTTEAFERGFGTTVGNSLRRVLLSSLTGAAVTTVKIEGVLHEFSTIPGVTEDVTSIILNVKSLRLALQGDKPKTIRLKKKGPGEAKGSDIIHDGDVTILTPDLHIATLDKDASLDVEMTVKHGRGFVPAERNKEEGLPIGVIAVDSIFSPIKRVNFHVENARVGRMTDYDKLTLEIWTDGTISPRDALSNAASILREHLDIFINPEERSDAKPSTGGEDLAYEVNKNLYRSVNELELSVRAANCLKNANIKTIADLVQKTEAEMLKTKNFGKKSLNEIKEILTEMGLSLGMKVDALPSGDAGVRSE; encoded by the coding sequence ATGATTAAAGCGATGAAAGACTTTCAGATCCCCATGCGGGTGGAAGTCGATAAGGACACTCTTTCCCCGACATTCGGCCGGTTTACGACAGAAGCATTCGAGCGGGGATTCGGCACCACGGTCGGAAACTCGCTGCGCCGCGTGTTGTTGTCCTCCTTGACGGGGGCTGCCGTGACGACCGTCAAGATCGAGGGAGTGTTGCATGAATTCTCCACGATTCCGGGTGTGACGGAGGATGTGACCTCCATCATTTTGAATGTGAAGAGTCTCAGATTGGCTTTGCAGGGCGACAAGCCCAAGACCATTCGGCTCAAGAAAAAGGGACCGGGAGAAGCGAAGGGGTCCGATATCATCCATGACGGCGATGTCACCATTCTCACGCCGGACCTGCATATCGCCACGCTGGATAAGGATGCCTCGCTTGATGTGGAGATGACGGTGAAGCATGGCCGTGGCTTTGTCCCCGCCGAGCGAAATAAGGAAGAAGGGCTGCCGATCGGCGTGATTGCCGTGGATTCGATTTTTTCCCCGATCAAGCGGGTGAATTTTCATGTCGAGAACGCTCGCGTGGGTCGCATGACCGACTACGACAAGCTGACGCTCGAAATCTGGACGGACGGAACGATTTCCCCGCGCGATGCCCTGTCCAATGCGGCAAGCATTCTTCGCGAGCACTTGGATATCTTCATCAATCCCGAAGAACGTTCCGATGCAAAACCCTCGACCGGCGGCGAAGATCTCGCCTATGAGGTCAATAAGAATCTCTATCGAAGCGTGAACGAGCTGGAATTGTCCGTTCGCGCGGCCAACTGCCTCAAGAATGCCAATATCAAGACGATCGCCGATCTGGTTCAAAAGACCGAGGCGGAGATGCTGAAGACCAAGAATTTCGGGAAGAAATCCCTCAACGAAATCAAGGAAATCTTGACCGAAATGGGACTGAGCCTCGGCATGAAAGTCGACGCCTTGCCGTCGGGCGACGCGGGCGTACGTTCAGAGTAA
- a CDS encoding LSU ribosomal protein L17p: MRHKKKGRQLGRQTKHRWALFRSLVTSLLEQERIETTEAKAKEVRGFTDRMISLGKDGSLPARRRALSFLRSKTVVSKLFSDVASRFRDRPGGYTRIIRTRRRVGDAAEMVAIELVARPEKAAASPSSGAQAAEKKDAPDKSAASAES; encoded by the coding sequence GTGCGCCACAAAAAGAAGGGTCGACAGCTCGGACGTCAAACCAAACATCGCTGGGCTCTCTTTCGGAGTCTGGTGACCTCGTTGCTGGAACAGGAGCGCATCGAAACGACGGAAGCCAAGGCGAAGGAAGTCCGTGGCTTTACCGACCGAATGATTTCTCTCGGCAAAGACGGCAGTCTGCCGGCCCGTCGCCGCGCACTCAGTTTCTTGCGCAGCAAGACGGTCGTCTCGAAGCTCTTCAGCGATGTCGCATCACGCTTTCGTGATCGGCCGGGAGGCTACACGCGCATCATTAGAACCAGGCGTCGGGTCGGTGATGCCGCTGAAATGGTGGCGATCGAGTTGGTCGCCAGGCCGGAAAAAGCCGCAGCGTCGCCTTCATCAGGTGCTCAAGCTGCCGAGAAAAAAGACGCCCCAGACAAAAGCGCTGCTTCCGCAGAAAGCTGA
- a CDS encoding Lipopolysaccharide export system protein LptC, with the protein MWERWIRRGLLALSVVLAAFLGYLLVTRSNPGSSSRSVAAVGAEAADARIQDFAFTQTKGEIVQWKVQAEQARLFEKESRAVLNRVQITLYGTQGKELTLSGDDGTLDTQTKNFQLSNRSTPIVVETQSGYTIQTNHLAWTDARHEIQTADHVTINGHGLQVTGRGLLGKMDTEEFQVLEDVRVDMVPAS; encoded by the coding sequence ATGTGGGAACGTTGGATTCGACGGGGTCTCCTTGCTCTCAGTGTGGTACTGGCGGCCTTTCTCGGGTATCTGCTCGTGACGCGATCCAACCCGGGCTCTTCGTCGCGATCAGTTGCCGCCGTCGGCGCCGAGGCGGCCGATGCGCGCATTCAGGATTTCGCCTTTACCCAGACGAAGGGCGAGATCGTGCAATGGAAAGTACAGGCGGAACAGGCTCGCCTGTTCGAGAAGGAGAGCCGCGCGGTCTTGAATAGGGTTCAGATTACGCTCTATGGAACTCAGGGGAAAGAATTGACCCTGTCGGGAGATGATGGCACGCTTGATACACAGACCAAAAACTTCCAGCTTTCCAACCGCTCCACGCCGATCGTGGTGGAGACTCAAAGCGGTTACACGATTCAGACCAATCATCTCGCATGGACGGATGCGCGACATGAAATCCAAACGGCCGACCATGTCACGATCAACGGGCACGGGTTGCAAGTCACTGGAAGGGGATTGCTTGGTAAGATGGACACAGAAGAATTCCAGGTGTTGGAGGATGTGCGTGTGGACATGGTTCCTGCTTCTTAA
- a CDS encoding Lipopolysaccharide export system protein LptA, producing MWTWFLLLNIGTWLAAPATYSAEASVPKESSPDPVTTTITSRTMTVSNQENKAIFDGSVVLTRGPLVVYSDHMVVSFHSGRNGAAESAPADAANPKVLPGTKKKDPPGRAAAPTVSDRSIRMVEATGRVRIEKEDGRATCQKALYYEEEKKIVLTGEPVAWQKGTRVSGKRITMFLEEDRSVVEGNSQVTIEGEGGGKR from the coding sequence GTGTGGACATGGTTCCTGCTTCTTAATATCGGGACGTGGCTGGCGGCACCTGCGACCTATTCCGCGGAAGCAAGCGTACCGAAAGAGTCGAGCCCCGATCCCGTTACGACCACCATTACCTCGCGAACCATGACCGTCAGCAATCAGGAGAATAAGGCGATCTTCGACGGATCCGTGGTCCTCACTCGCGGCCCGCTGGTCGTCTATTCCGATCATATGGTGGTGTCGTTCCATTCCGGCCGTAATGGGGCCGCTGAGAGCGCTCCCGCGGACGCTGCCAACCCGAAAGTGCTTCCCGGTACGAAGAAAAAAGATCCGCCGGGCCGGGCCGCGGCGCCGACGGTTTCCGACCGCAGCATTCGCATGGTCGAGGCCACCGGCCGAGTCAGAATCGAGAAGGAAGATGGGCGCGCCACCTGCCAAAAGGCTCTGTATTACGAAGAAGAGAAGAAGATCGTTCTCACAGGTGAACCGGTTGCCTGGCAAAAGGGGACGCGGGTGTCCGGCAAGCGGATCACCATGTTTTTAGAAGAAGATCGGAGTGTGGTGGAAGGAAACTCTCAGGTGACCATCGAGGGCGAAGGCGGTGGCAAGCGGTGA
- a CDS encoding Lipopolysaccharide ABC transporter, ATP-binding protein LptB, whose product MIETPSEIQARLVTRSASPVEAERLAATGLVKSFRGRKVVKGVSLDVRAGEVVGLLGPNGAGKTTIFDMMVGLCQPDEGQIALSGYDMTDLPMYKRARRGIGYLPQESSVFRRLSVEHNILAILEMLGYSKSERAERVEALLKELDLVHIRKSKAYALSGGERRRLEITRALATSPLFMLLDEPFAGIDPIAVADIQQIIIRLKQRHIGVLITDHNVRETLSITDRAYIINEGTILEAGPPGVIEKSEMARAVYLGEGFRL is encoded by the coding sequence GTGATTGAAACGCCTTCGGAAATCCAGGCTCGTCTCGTGACTCGTTCCGCTTCACCGGTCGAAGCGGAACGCCTGGCGGCAACCGGTTTGGTGAAGAGCTTCCGGGGGCGTAAGGTCGTGAAGGGCGTCTCGCTCGATGTGCGGGCCGGTGAGGTCGTCGGGCTGCTGGGGCCGAACGGAGCGGGGAAAACGACGATCTTCGACATGATGGTGGGGCTCTGCCAACCGGATGAAGGGCAGATCGCCTTGAGCGGCTACGACATGACCGATCTGCCGATGTATAAGAGGGCTCGGCGGGGAATCGGCTACTTGCCGCAGGAATCGTCGGTATTCCGTCGTCTCTCGGTGGAGCATAATATCCTTGCGATTCTGGAGATGCTGGGCTATTCGAAAAGTGAACGGGCGGAGCGTGTGGAAGCATTGCTGAAAGAGCTCGATCTGGTGCATATTCGCAAGAGCAAGGCCTATGCGTTATCGGGAGGGGAACGACGAAGGCTGGAGATTACCCGTGCGCTGGCCACCAGTCCCTTGTTTATGTTGCTGGACGAGCCGTTCGCCGGCATCGATCCTATTGCGGTGGCCGACATTCAGCAGATCATCATCCGTCTGAAGCAGCGGCACATCGGCGTGTTGATTACGGATCACAATGTGCGGGAGACATTGTCCATCACCGATCGGGCCTATATCATCAATGAAGGAACGATCTTGGAAGCGGGACCGCCCGGGGTGATCGAAAAAAGTGAAATGGCGCGGGCCGTCTATTTGGGAGAAGGTTTCCGCCTCTAG
- a CDS encoding RNA polymerase sigma-54 factor RpoN, which yields MKLRLDIKLSQKLIMTPQLQQAIKLLQLSRLELQQSLQQHLMENPLLDELVTEAEENEEAGTADREQPESPPTTSGDTGSEGDDKPAESGENAEEFSASSWEDYFDTDMRRGDTEYGSSSKEEFPSYEQTVAKSVSLEDHLVWQLSLSGLSDREKAIGRLIIGNLDDDGYLRMTLEELVSGTAYSVAEAESVLKDVQGFDPTGVAARDLPECLLLQLKFLGRSHIGSLGSRPGVLKGAVLEAIVLHHLKDLEKKQYSRIAKALNISMDEVFQATRVIEGLEPKPGRPFSNTQNYVIVPDVFVVKNEGEWEVLLNDDGLPRMRISPYYKQLMSSGQSGSAETKAYLDDKLRAAQWVIRSIEQRNKTIVKVVSSIVKFQEGFFERGIQHLKPLVLKQVAEDIGMHESTISRVTANKYMYCPQGMLELKFFFNAGLQRADQPSDMLSSLTVREMIRKMVADEDVRKPLKDEEIAARLRTQHVLIARRTVAKYRAEDNIPSATQRKKFF from the coding sequence ATGAAGCTGCGACTGGACATCAAGCTCAGCCAAAAACTCATTATGACGCCGCAGTTGCAACAGGCGATCAAACTGTTGCAATTGTCGCGATTGGAACTCCAGCAAAGTCTGCAGCAACATCTGATGGAAAATCCGTTGCTGGATGAGTTGGTGACGGAAGCCGAAGAGAACGAGGAAGCGGGGACGGCCGACCGTGAACAGCCGGAGAGCCCGCCCACGACGTCCGGCGACACCGGCAGCGAAGGCGACGACAAACCGGCCGAGAGCGGAGAGAACGCGGAGGAGTTTTCGGCCTCGAGTTGGGAAGATTATTTCGATACGGACATGCGCCGCGGCGACACGGAGTACGGTTCCTCATCCAAAGAGGAATTTCCCTCCTATGAACAAACCGTCGCGAAGTCCGTCTCGCTGGAAGACCATCTCGTTTGGCAGCTGTCCCTGTCGGGCCTCTCGGACCGTGAAAAGGCGATCGGACGGCTCATCATCGGGAATCTGGATGATGACGGATACCTTCGCATGACCCTGGAGGAACTGGTATCCGGGACGGCCTATTCCGTAGCCGAGGCTGAATCCGTCCTGAAAGACGTCCAAGGATTCGACCCGACCGGAGTGGCGGCGAGAGATCTTCCGGAATGTCTTCTCCTGCAACTCAAATTTTTGGGCCGAAGCCACATCGGCTCGCTAGGGTCCCGCCCCGGTGTGCTGAAGGGGGCGGTGTTGGAAGCGATCGTGCTCCATCACTTGAAGGATCTGGAAAAGAAACAATACAGTCGGATCGCCAAGGCGCTGAATATCTCGATGGACGAGGTGTTCCAGGCGACGCGAGTCATCGAGGGGTTGGAGCCGAAGCCGGGGCGCCCCTTCTCGAATACCCAGAATTATGTGATCGTGCCGGATGTCTTCGTCGTCAAGAACGAAGGCGAGTGGGAAGTGTTGCTCAACGACGACGGGCTGCCGCGCATGCGCATCAGCCCCTATTACAAGCAACTGATGTCGTCTGGGCAGTCCGGTTCGGCGGAGACCAAGGCCTATTTGGACGATAAGTTGCGTGCGGCCCAATGGGTGATCCGGAGCATCGAGCAACGCAACAAGACGATCGTCAAAGTCGTGTCGAGCATCGTGAAATTCCAGGAGGGATTTTTCGAGCGCGGCATCCAGCATTTGAAACCGTTGGTCTTGAAGCAGGTGGCTGAGGATATCGGTATGCATGAATCGACCATCAGCCGGGTGACGGCCAACAAGTACATGTATTGTCCACAGGGCATGCTGGAATTGAAATTTTTCTTCAATGCGGGGCTGCAGCGAGCCGATCAACCGTCCGACATGCTGTCGTCGCTCACGGTGCGTGAAATGATTCGGAAAATGGTCGCAGACGAAGACGTACGCAAGCCCTTGAAAGACGAAGAAATCGCCGCGCGGCTTCGTACGCAGCACGTGTTGATCGCCCGCCGAACGGTGGCGAAGTATCGCGCGGAGGACAATATTCCCTCCGCCACTCAGCGAAAGAAATTCTTTTAA
- a CDS encoding Ribosome hibernation promoting factor Hpf has translation MRLMITGRHVAVTPALRHYVETRMERLDRYGLKLGTLQILLSLEKFHHVAEVVGVVQGRRLQAKTSTEEMYASIDQVVDKLDAQLRKLKERRANHKFGDQPRIRAVVRKVASREQGEVEVVRPTLDVMTVDEAVTALDATPTGVLMFVNALSGNVQVLQRLPDGKVSLIDPARDRARASHGRA, from the coding sequence ATGCGATTGATGATCACGGGACGACATGTGGCGGTCACCCCTGCGTTGCGGCATTATGTCGAAACACGCATGGAGCGGCTGGATCGCTACGGTCTGAAGCTGGGAACGCTGCAAATTCTCCTCAGTTTGGAAAAATTCCACCACGTGGCCGAAGTCGTGGGAGTCGTGCAGGGGCGACGGCTGCAAGCGAAGACGTCGACCGAAGAGATGTATGCCTCGATCGACCAGGTCGTCGATAAGCTTGACGCGCAGTTGCGGAAGCTGAAAGAGCGGCGGGCGAACCACAAATTCGGCGACCAACCGCGCATACGGGCGGTGGTGCGCAAGGTGGCGAGTCGGGAACAGGGCGAAGTGGAGGTCGTCCGTCCGACGCTCGACGTGATGACCGTCGACGAGGCCGTAACAGCGCTCGATGCGACCCCCACCGGTGTGCTCATGTTCGTGAACGCCCTGTCCGGGAATGTCCAGGTGCTCCAGCGATTGCCCGATGGAAAAGTGTCTCTGATCGATCCTGCGCGCGACCGTGCTCGCGCCTCTCATGGCCGCGCTTAA